In one window of Trachemys scripta elegans isolate TJP31775 chromosome 5, CAS_Tse_1.0, whole genome shotgun sequence DNA:
- the FABP1 gene encoding fatty acid-binding protein, liver, which produces MSFNGKFELQSQENFEPFMKALGLSDELIQKGKDIKSISEIVQNGKKFKVTVTTGSKVLTNEFTIGEEAELESPTGEKVKAVVQMEGDNKLVTNLSKIKSITEIKGDIVTNIMTLGDISYTRISKRI; this is translated from the exons ATGAGCTTCAATGGAAAGTTTGAACTCCAGTCCCAGGAAAATTTTGAGCCTTTCATGAAAGCCCTTG GTCTTTCTGATGAATTGATCCAAAAGGGCAAGGACATCAAGAGCATCTCAGAAATTGTACAGAATGGCAAAAAGTTCAAGGTCACCGTGACAACCGGCAGCAAAGTGCTGACCAATGAGTTCACTATTGGAGAGGAGGCCGAGCTGGAGAGCCCAACTGGAGAGAAAGTCAAG GCTGTTGTTCAAATGGAAGGTGACAATAAACTGGTCACGAACTTGAGCAAAATCAAATCCATCACTGAAATAAAGGGAGACATAGTCACCAAT ATAATGACCCTGGGAGACATCAGCTACACACGAATCAGCAAGAGAATCTAG